From Fibrobacter sp. UWR2, the proteins below share one genomic window:
- a CDS encoding nickel/cobalt transporter: MKKSIVFLLVLLIAVAASAAVKKKRFDIGGGDAPAATEVVAPADDSVSAAAVASEAAAEPAVAKSVTAPKKPSEKTRSFYIVIAQEQKVLREKLTAAISAMKSGDWGAIWKFLLICLVYGMLHALGPGHGKSIVVGYFIARRGRWRQGVALGAGITVTHTMSAVLLLLVLYAIFKATVFNAFETGRIGIERASYALIMLTGVLLVVLGIKDFVTQRKQAKITAEGVVTEPGSGNALPPVARWREIIGVAAVTGIVPCPAVALIVLFCLLNSMVALSLLGALVICIGMTITNVAFGIAAVAFRKGIDKGSAHTRIATKIYTVATLAGGVIIFISGLLLFTNQFAGRV, translated from the coding sequence ATGAAAAAGTCTATTGTATTTTTGCTTGTCCTTTTGATTGCGGTGGCTGCTTCGGCAGCTGTCAAGAAAAAACGTTTTGATATCGGCGGGGGAGATGCGCCTGCCGCGACTGAGGTCGTCGCGCCTGCGGACGATTCGGTTTCTGCTGCGGCTGTTGCATCGGAGGCTGCTGCGGAACCCGCTGTTGCGAAATCGGTGACTGCGCCTAAAAAGCCTTCTGAAAAAACACGCTCTTTCTATATAGTTATTGCGCAGGAACAGAAGGTTCTTCGTGAAAAGTTGACTGCTGCGATTTCTGCAATGAAAAGTGGCGACTGGGGCGCTATCTGGAAATTCCTTCTCATTTGCCTTGTGTATGGTATGCTGCACGCGCTTGGCCCCGGACACGGGAAGTCAATTGTCGTGGGCTACTTTATCGCCCGACGTGGCCGCTGGCGGCAGGGTGTTGCGCTTGGCGCTGGCATTACCGTAACGCACACGATGAGTGCTGTATTGTTGCTGCTTGTCTTGTATGCGATTTTCAAGGCGACGGTATTCAATGCGTTCGAGACGGGCCGCATCGGAATTGAACGCGCGAGTTATGCGCTCATTATGCTCACGGGTGTGTTGCTGGTGGTGCTTGGAATCAAGGATTTTGTGACGCAGCGGAAGCAGGCTAAAATAACTGCGGAAGGTGTTGTCACGGAACCAGGTTCGGGAAATGCGCTTCCGCCGGTTGCCCGCTGGCGAGAAATTATCGGGGTTGCCGCCGTCACGGGAATCGTGCCCTGCCCGGCTGTGGCGCTGATTGTGCTGTTCTGCCTGCTGAATTCCATGGTGGCGCTGTCGCTCCTGGGCGCACTTGTCATTTGCATTGGCATGACGATTACGAATGTAGCCTTTGGCATTGCGGCCGTGGCATTCCGCAAGGGAATTGACAAGGGAAGTGCCCACACCCGTATTGCGACAAAAATATACACCGTCGCGACTCTCGCGGGCGGTGTCATTATCTTTATTTCGGGACTGTTACTGTTTACGAACCAGTTTGCGGGTCGCGTGTAG
- a CDS encoding glutamine synthetase III, translated as MSNEYRLKAIKEIASESAGANLPAAPASIDFYGEDVFNAEAMRAYLPKDICKKLFATIDEGAPLDASIANEVAHAMKKWAIDRGATHFTHWFQPLTGSTAEKHDSFLEPENGKAIMAFSGKNLIVGEPDASSFPSGGLRSTFEARGYTAWDPTSPAFIKRHGNGATLCIPTAFCSYTGEALDKKTPLLRSIQALQKSADRLMGLFGVAAQKVTVTLGAEQEYFLIDKRFYLQRPDLYQAGRTLFGAAPAKHQQMEDHYFGSIPARIINFMNDVEKELWKLGIPAKTRHNEVAPAQFELAPMFEEVNLACDHNMQIMEVLRQVADRHGLVCLLHEKPFAGINGSGKHNNWSVNYGKVNLLNPGKDPHQNAIFLTTLCAVIYAVDTHADLLRMAVASAGNDHRLGANEAPPAIISMYLGDQLADVIDQLEKGDPKSSKQAGVMKLGSDTLPPLPRDATDRNRTSPFAFTGNKFEFRAPGSSQSCSEPNVILNTIVAEAFDIIADKLEKVPADKFHEELQSLLQKIVKEHKKVIFNGNGYTDEWVEEAAKRGLPNIRTTMEALQALVKKENVALFEKYGVFNKRELDSRYEVNMEDYHKKIHIEGKIAFDIAKNVVLPQVLCAYSNALKTNEMAKTQGFYAVDGYARELGEKLKALEEAVAKMEAALGDKHEAILDAMANLRIIVDKIESIVPDEKWPLPKYREMLFIY; from the coding sequence ATGAGCAACGAATACAGGCTTAAAGCCATCAAGGAAATCGCAAGTGAATCTGCGGGTGCAAATTTGCCCGCAGCACCCGCAAGCATCGACTTTTACGGCGAGGACGTCTTTAACGCGGAGGCCATGCGCGCCTACCTGCCCAAGGACATCTGCAAGAAACTTTTCGCCACCATCGACGAGGGCGCACCGCTCGACGCGAGCATCGCGAACGAAGTCGCACACGCCATGAAAAAGTGGGCAATCGACCGGGGTGCTACCCACTTCACGCACTGGTTCCAACCGCTCACCGGTTCTACCGCCGAAAAGCACGACTCCTTCCTGGAACCCGAAAACGGCAAGGCCATCATGGCCTTCAGCGGCAAGAACCTCATCGTCGGCGAACCGGACGCATCCTCTTTCCCGAGCGGCGGCCTGCGTTCCACCTTCGAAGCCCGAGGCTACACCGCTTGGGACCCGACCTCCCCCGCATTCATCAAGCGTCACGGCAACGGAGCTACGCTCTGCATCCCGACCGCATTCTGTAGCTACACCGGCGAAGCCTTGGACAAGAAGACTCCGCTCCTCCGCTCTATTCAGGCCCTGCAGAAGTCCGCCGACCGCCTCATGGGCCTCTTCGGCGTCGCCGCTCAGAAGGTCACCGTCACTCTCGGTGCCGAACAGGAATACTTCCTGATTGACAAGCGTTTCTACCTGCAGCGCCCCGACCTGTACCAGGCCGGCCGCACCTTGTTCGGTGCCGCCCCTGCAAAGCACCAGCAGATGGAAGACCACTACTTCGGTAGCATTCCGGCTCGCATTATCAACTTCATGAACGATGTGGAAAAGGAACTCTGGAAACTCGGCATTCCAGCCAAGACCCGCCACAACGAAGTCGCTCCGGCCCAGTTCGAACTCGCCCCGATGTTCGAAGAAGTGAACCTCGCCTGCGACCACAACATGCAGATTATGGAAGTGCTCCGCCAGGTCGCTGACCGCCACGGCCTCGTTTGCCTGCTGCACGAAAAACCGTTCGCCGGCATCAACGGTTCCGGCAAGCACAACAACTGGTCCGTAAATTACGGCAAGGTGAACCTGTTGAACCCGGGCAAGGACCCGCACCAGAACGCCATCTTCCTGACCACGCTCTGCGCCGTGATTTACGCCGTCGATACCCACGCCGACTTGCTCCGTATGGCTGTCGCTAGCGCCGGTAACGACCACCGTCTCGGAGCGAACGAAGCGCCTCCGGCAATCATCTCCATGTACCTCGGCGACCAGCTCGCCGACGTCATCGACCAGCTCGAAAAGGGTGACCCGAAGTCCAGCAAGCAGGCTGGCGTCATGAAGCTCGGTTCCGACACGCTGCCGCCTCTCCCGCGCGACGCGACCGACCGTAACCGTACTTCGCCGTTCGCCTTCACCGGCAACAAGTTCGAATTCCGCGCTCCGGGCTCCAGCCAGAGCTGCTCCGAACCGAACGTCATCTTGAACACGATTGTTGCCGAAGCATTCGACATCATCGCCGACAAGCTCGAAAAGGTTCCGGCCGACAAGTTCCACGAAGAATTGCAGTCCTTGCTGCAGAAGATCGTGAAGGAACACAAGAAGGTCATCTTCAACGGCAACGGCTACACCGACGAATGGGTCGAAGAAGCTGCAAAGCGCGGCCTCCCGAACATCCGCACCACGATGGAAGCCCTCCAGGCCCTCGTGAAAAAAGAGAACGTGGCCCTGTTCGAAAAGTACGGCGTGTTCAACAAGCGCGAACTCGACTCCCGTTACGAAGTCAACATGGAAGACTACCACAAGAAAATTCACATCGAAGGCAAGATTGCTTTCGACATCGCGAAGAACGTGGTGCTCCCGCAAGTGCTCTGTGCATACAGTAACGCGTTGAAGACCAACGAGATGGCTAAGACCCAGGGCTTCTACGCCGTGGACGGTTATGCCCGCGAACTCGGTGAAAAGCTCAAGGCCCTCGAAGAGGCCGTTGCCAAGATGGAAGCCGCTCTCGGCGACAAGCACGAGGCAATCCTCGATGCAATGGCAAACCTCCGCATCATCGTGGACAAGATCGAAAGCATCGTGCCCGACGAGAAGTGGCCTCTGCCGAAGTATAGGGAGATGCTGTTTATCTATTAA
- a CDS encoding metal ABC transporter substrate-binding protein has protein sequence MKKFAFLAFLIFFAAFMLSACETESGKKDVSQKKISIVATIYPQYDWLKNILGERADSVDLKLLIKNGTDLHSYKSSAQDIAAIAGADMVVYVGGESDDWIKKALEATPKAGRVQVNLMEALGDRVKEEEIVEGMQAEEEHHEHAEEHHHEEEEAENDEHIWLSLINAKMLVGSLAEALAKIDTANAETYKTNVANFTAKLDELNGAYAAAVSEASNKTILFGDRFPFRYMVDDYGIKYFAAFVGCSAESEASFETVTFLAGKMDSLQLPAIFTIDGSNGKIARTILEASKKSRNAQVLTLNSMQSVKENQAGEDYLSIMKSNLEVLKQALK, from the coding sequence ATGAAAAAATTTGCATTCCTTGCATTTTTGATTTTTTTTGCAGCATTCATGCTGTCCGCTTGCGAAACGGAATCTGGTAAGAAGGACGTTTCCCAAAAGAAAATCTCTATCGTCGCAACAATCTACCCGCAATATGACTGGCTCAAGAACATCCTGGGCGAGCGCGCAGACTCCGTAGACCTGAAACTGCTCATCAAGAACGGCACCGACCTGCACAGTTACAAGTCGTCGGCACAGGACATCGCCGCCATCGCCGGCGCAGACATGGTCGTTTACGTGGGCGGAGAATCCGATGACTGGATCAAGAAGGCTCTGGAAGCCACCCCGAAGGCGGGCCGCGTACAGGTGAACCTCATGGAGGCGCTTGGCGACCGCGTTAAGGAAGAAGAAATCGTGGAGGGCATGCAGGCCGAAGAAGAGCATCACGAGCACGCCGAGGAGCACCACCACGAAGAGGAAGAAGCCGAAAACGACGAGCATATTTGGCTTTCGTTAATAAATGCAAAAATGCTCGTAGGCAGCCTCGCTGAAGCCCTTGCCAAAATCGATACCGCAAATGCGGAAACCTACAAGACGAACGTCGCCAACTTTACGGCCAAGCTGGATGAACTCAACGGTGCATATGCTGCGGCCGTATCCGAAGCGAGTAACAAGACCATTCTGTTTGGCGACAGGTTCCCGTTTCGCTATATGGTGGACGATTATGGCATTAAGTATTTTGCCGCGTTTGTTGGGTGTTCCGCCGAGAGCGAGGCGAGCTTTGAGACGGTTACGTTCCTTGCGGGGAAGATGGATTCTCTACAACTGCCCGCCATCTTCACGATTGACGGGAGCAACGGGAAAATCGCCCGCACCATCCTCGAAGCGAGCAAGAAATCCAGGAACGCGCAGGTCCTGACGCTCAACTCGATGCAGTCGGTAAAGGAAAACCAGGCCGGCGAAGATTACCTGAGCATCATGAAGTCCAACCTGGAAGTCTTGAAACAGGCTTTGAAATAA
- a CDS encoding Fur family transcriptional regulator gives MARLATDLETGVEYKTQTRQMIMDYMAENPDRIFMASEIAKSLSEVSLSTIYRNLSRLEKAGIIQIVGAAENNELQYRYTGPGRCEEKMHLLCKECGKFYHLEGPALKVLQLSVQRSGFELDQQQSVLLGRCAGCSRRRMRHG, from the coding sequence TTGGCGAGACTCGCCACGGATCTGGAGACTGGTGTGGAATACAAGACACAAACACGGCAGATGATAATGGATTATATGGCCGAAAATCCCGATAGGATTTTCATGGCTTCCGAAATTGCCAAAAGTCTGTCCGAGGTTTCGCTGAGTACCATCTACAGGAACCTTTCCCGTCTCGAAAAAGCGGGGATAATCCAGATTGTCGGTGCGGCCGAAAATAACGAATTGCAATACCGCTACACGGGCCCGGGTCGCTGCGAAGAAAAGATGCACCTCTTGTGCAAGGAATGTGGCAAGTTCTACCATCTCGAAGGCCCCGCGCTCAAGGTGCTGCAACTTTCGGTGCAGCGCAGCGGATTCGAACTAGACCAACAGCAGTCCGTGTTATTGGGCAGATGTGCCGGCTGCTCCCGGAGGCGCATGCGACATGGTTAA
- a CDS encoding metal ABC transporter permease, which translates to MPEIIEKLSFYLDFPFVQYAIIVGVLVSLCSSLLGVTLVLKRYSYIGDGLSHVAFGALAIASVLKLTNNMLLILPVTIAVAILLLCTGKNARIKGDAAVAMVSVGALAIGYLLMNIFSTSANISGDVCTTLFGSTSILTLKAEEVYLCIALSCVVIFCFILFYNKIFTITFDENFARATGVNTTIFNLLIAVIVAVIIVLAMNLVGALLVSALVVFPALSAMRTFKSFFSVTIAAATISVICSLIGIVIAILAGTPVGSTIVAADIVVFGLFYLIGIARNGGN; encoded by the coding sequence ATGCCAGAAATCATCGAAAAACTATCGTTCTACCTGGATTTCCCTTTCGTGCAGTACGCGATTATCGTAGGCGTACTCGTTTCGCTCTGTTCTTCGCTCCTGGGCGTGACGCTCGTACTCAAGCGCTACTCCTATATCGGTGACGGCCTTTCGCACGTGGCCTTCGGCGCACTCGCTATTGCATCGGTGCTAAAGCTTACGAACAACATGCTGCTGATTTTGCCCGTAACCATAGCTGTAGCAATACTCCTGCTCTGCACCGGGAAAAACGCACGCATCAAGGGCGATGCCGCGGTCGCCATGGTATCGGTCGGCGCGCTTGCCATCGGTTACTTGCTGATGAATATCTTTTCGACTTCGGCGAATATTTCCGGTGACGTTTGCACTACGCTTTTCGGTTCCACATCGATTCTCACCTTGAAGGCAGAAGAAGTCTACCTGTGCATCGCGCTCTCTTGCGTTGTCATCTTCTGCTTTATCCTGTTTTACAATAAGATATTCACCATCACCTTCGACGAGAATTTCGCACGGGCCACAGGTGTCAACACCACGATTTTTAACCTGCTGATTGCGGTCATCGTAGCCGTTATCATCGTACTTGCCATGAACCTTGTGGGTGCGCTCCTGGTATCGGCACTCGTTGTATTCCCGGCACTTTCGGCAATGCGTACGTTCAAGAGTTTCTTCTCTGTAACGATTGCGGCAGCAACCATCTCGGTAATCTGTTCGCTTATCGGTATCGTGATAGCCATTCTCGCAGGGACCCCAGTAGGTTCCACCATCGTGGCGGCGGATATCGTAGTTTTCGGCCTATTCTACCTGATAGGCATCGCACGAAACGGCGGTAACTAA
- a CDS encoding biopolymer transporter ExbD has translation MAKRTRRIRPDMTPLIDCVFLLLVFFLVTSVFKQDESVLKLILPETQSEVKRDTPEGLYIELSETELAFNGQRGTPDELREKAATVQNKKSPVAIKIDKGTTYERIAVILDILQVQKLYNIQLINEMESAE, from the coding sequence ATGGCAAAGCGTACCCGCCGAATCCGGCCCGACATGACGCCTCTGATTGACTGCGTCTTCTTGCTGCTGGTGTTTTTCCTGGTGACATCCGTCTTCAAGCAAGACGAATCGGTACTCAAACTCATCTTGCCCGAGACGCAGAGCGAAGTCAAGCGCGACACGCCCGAAGGCCTGTACATAGAGCTTTCGGAAACGGAACTCGCCTTTAACGGACAGCGCGGCACGCCCGACGAACTCCGCGAAAAGGCAGCAACGGTGCAGAATAAGAAATCCCCTGTCGCCATAAAAATCGACAAGGGCACGACTTACGAGCGCATCGCCGTCATCCTCGATATTTTACAGGTGCAAAAACTGTACAATATCCAGCTGATTAACGAGATGGAAAGCGCAGAATAA
- a CDS encoding energy transducer TonB — translation MNFEFESKPRNPYSAFTMRRVFCFGIVIAVLLHAGFYAWGFLKRTQVVTTREDAEVIHVERLLLQPPPPPPEVKKIVKKVVRAKIIPNIVQDTVPEPEPEPEPEPIVVTDAEPVVEAPPEPVAPPPPPPPPPPPKPSKDSLMKVTRAYLVGLSKAFEKQKDYPATARRLKQEGTVRVQFTVAKDGSISGAVVAKPCPYSSLNESALAAVQAVPKFDPIPTVLGKETWKMEIPIKYNLHQ, via the coding sequence ATGAATTTTGAATTTGAATCGAAGCCCCGCAACCCGTATTCCGCATTCACGATGCGGCGTGTATTTTGCTTTGGCATTGTTATCGCCGTCTTGTTGCACGCGGGCTTTTACGCCTGGGGATTTTTGAAGCGAACGCAGGTAGTTACCACCCGCGAAGACGCCGAGGTGATTCATGTGGAGCGCCTGCTGCTACAGCCGCCTCCGCCCCCGCCCGAAGTCAAGAAAATCGTGAAGAAGGTGGTCCGCGCAAAGATTATCCCGAACATCGTGCAAGATACGGTGCCGGAACCTGAACCGGAGCCAGAGCCGGAACCGATCGTGGTTACGGACGCGGAACCCGTTGTCGAAGCGCCTCCCGAGCCCGTGGCTCCTCCTCCACCCCCGCCGCCACCGCCACCACCGAAACCATCGAAGGATTCACTGATGAAGGTGACTCGCGCCTATTTGGTGGGGCTGAGCAAAGCTTTTGAAAAGCAGAAGGACTACCCCGCTACAGCCCGTCGCTTAAAGCAAGAAGGCACCGTGCGCGTCCAGTTCACGGTCGCAAAAGACGGAAGCATCAGCGGTGCAGTTGTCGCAAAGCCTTGCCCGTATTCCTCGCTGAACGAAAGCGCACTTGCCGCCGTGCAAGCCGTACCCAAGTTTGATCCGATTCCAACTGTACTCGGCAAAGAGACATGGAAAATGGAGATTCCAATCAAGTATAACCTTCACCAATAA
- a CDS encoding metal ABC transporter ATP-binding protein — MNELIPLIKCRQLTLGYGSKDLVRDLDYEVNVEDYLCIIGRNGSGKTTFLRGIAGLLKPKSGSIELCDGLKRSEIGYLPQMTVVQKDFPASVEEIVLSAFQGKHRLLPFYGRDQRDRAMECMALTRTESLRKSCFRELSGGQKQRVLLARALCAAERLLLLDEPVTGLDPESSETMYRVIKDLHKKGMTIVMVTHDVDAALDDATRVMNFDQISVKGK, encoded by the coding sequence ATGAACGAACTAATCCCTCTGATAAAATGCCGCCAGCTGACCCTCGGCTATGGAAGCAAGGACCTGGTCCGTGATTTGGACTACGAAGTGAACGTTGAGGATTACCTCTGCATCATCGGCCGTAACGGATCCGGCAAGACGACGTTCCTCCGTGGAATCGCCGGCCTGCTCAAGCCCAAGTCGGGCAGTATCGAACTCTGCGATGGTCTGAAGCGTAGCGAAATCGGTTACCTGCCGCAGATGACGGTTGTTCAGAAGGATTTTCCGGCTTCGGTCGAAGAGATTGTGCTGTCGGCATTCCAGGGCAAGCACCGCCTGCTGCCGTTTTATGGACGGGACCAGCGGGACCGCGCCATGGAATGCATGGCGCTTACCCGCACCGAAAGTTTGCGCAAGTCGTGCTTCCGCGAACTTTCGGGAGGCCAAAAGCAGCGCGTGCTTTTGGCCCGGGCCCTCTGCGCTGCAGAACGCCTGCTGCTCCTTGACGAACCGGTGACGGGCCTCGACCCCGAATCATCGGAGACGATGTACCGCGTCATCAAGGACCTGCACAAGAAAGGGATGACTATTGTCATGGTGACCCACGATGTGGATGCCGCCCTAGACGATGCCACCCGTGTGATGAACTTCGACCAGATTTCCGTGAAGGGGAAATAG
- a CDS encoding MotA/TolQ/ExbB proton channel family protein, which translates to MNYILDFIQQGGVIAYVLVAMNFVGYSIIVWKVISLILFNRSIRNRLPSKILHRVVTHNTDHHIIIESIRTEIALAFSPLQKGMTTIENIASISPLLGLLGTVFGIFNAFSVIAVSGLSDAGAFATGIKLALITTVIGLVVAIPHVIAFNYLNARMESEQDNVENDVLLQLGRILKEKDHLRSQSADATNEDA; encoded by the coding sequence ATGAACTACATCTTAGACTTTATTCAACAGGGCGGCGTTATCGCCTACGTGCTCGTGGCGATGAACTTCGTCGGTTATTCCATAATCGTATGGAAGGTTATCTCGCTGATTCTTTTCAACAGAAGCATACGTAACCGCCTGCCATCCAAAATCCTGCACCGCGTAGTCACGCACAACACCGATCACCACATCATCATCGAAAGTATCCGCACCGAAATCGCGCTCGCCTTCTCACCGCTACAGAAGGGTATGACTACGATTGAAAATATTGCAAGCATCTCTCCGCTGCTCGGCCTTTTGGGCACCGTATTCGGCATCTTCAACGCCTTCAGCGTCATCGCCGTTTCGGGACTTTCTGACGCAGGTGCATTCGCTACAGGCATCAAGCTCGCCCTCATTACGACGGTGATTGGCCTCGTAGTCGCCATTCCGCACGTCATTGCGTTCAACTACCTGAACGCCCGCATGGAATCGGAACAGGACAATGTGGAAAACGACGTGCTTTTGCAGCTAGGCCGCATTTTGAAGGAGAAAGATCACCTTCGTTCTCAGAGCGCCGATGCCACAAACGAGGATGCATAA